Within Pseudomonas brassicacearum, the genomic segment AAGGCCAGGTCGAACACCAGCACGAAGAAAAACCAGATCCCCAGCGCCAATCCGGCGGCGGTGGATTTCTCTGCCGACAAGCTGCTCAGCACATACGCCAACCCGAGGAACACCCAGCCCAGCAGCGTGCTGGACACCATGAAGCGACCAAAGGCCCAGAGCAGCAGGCTCAACTGGACATCGTCCACCCACAGGGCGATAGCCAGCATCGCGCAGCCAAAACCGATGAAGGTGGCCAGGGCCAGGATCAGGCCATGCCCCACAAACTTGCCCAGCAGCAATTGGCCGCGGCCCAACGGGTAGGTCAGCAACAGCAGCAAGGTGCCGCTCTCGTCCTCGCCGACAATCGCGTCATAGGCCAGCAGCAAGGCAATCAGCGGCATCAGGAAGGTCGCCAGGCTGGACAGGCTCGCCACCGTGGCCGGCACCGAGGTGAACCCCAGTTGACCGGATGCCGCCGCGCCGA encodes:
- a CDS encoding ABC transporter permease codes for the protein MNPVWNMARKEFSDGLRNRWLLAISLLFAVLAIGIAWLGAAASGQLGFTSVPATVASLSSLATFLMPLIALLLAYDAIVGEDESGTLLLLLTYPLGRGQLLLGKFVGHGLILALATFIGFGCAMLAIALWVDDVQLSLLLWAFGRFMVSSTLLGWVFLGLAYVLSSLSAEKSTAAGLALGIWFFFVLVFDLALLALLVLSEGRFSPELLPWLLLFNPTDVYRLINLSGFDAASSGAAVLTLGSDLPVSAPLLWLCLGLWMAVPLWLAYRLFNRRCP